The Chloroflexota bacterium genome segment AGGCCCGCTTCGAGGCGGCCGCCGAGGGTGCCCGATGGCCGACGGACACGTACCCCGAGCCGGTCGAGCACTGCGACGTCTGCCGCTGGGCGGCCGAGTGCGCCGCTCGGCGGCGCGCGGACGACCACCTGTCGCTGGTGGCGGGCATCACCGCGCGACAGCGCACCGCCCTGGCTGCGCGTGGCATCGACACCGTCGTCCGGCTGGCCAACTCGCCGCTGCCGTTCAATCCCCCACTGGACGGGACGAGCGCCACGGCCGTCGAGCGCGTTCGCGAGCAGGCGCGCATCCAGGTCGAGGGCCGGGGCAGGGTGCCACCACTGCATGAGCTGCTGTTCCCGCCCGATGGCGAGCCGATCGAGCCGGAGCGTGGCCTGGCCATGCTGCCCGAGCCGAACGAGGGCGACCTATTTCTCGATCTCGAGGGTGACCCGTACGCCTTCGATGACGGCATCGACTACCTGTTCGGCGTGTTGGACCTGTCCGGCAGCTTCACGCCGATCTGGTCGTTCGATCCAGATCGGCCCGAGACCGTCAGCCTCGCGGGAGAGAAGTTGGCCTTCGAAGCGCTCATGGACCTGCTCATCGAACGGCTCGAGCGCCACCCCGACATGCACGTCTATCACTACGCCAGTTACGAGCCCACGGCGCTCAAGCGGCTGATGGGCCGGCATGCCACGCGCGAGGACGAGGTCGATCGGCTGCTGCGCGGCGGCGTGCTGGTCGACCTGTTCCGCGCCGTTCGGCAGGGCCTGCGCGCATCGGTCGAGAGCTACAGCATCAAGCGGCTCGAGGATCTCTACGACTTCGATCGCACGCTCGAGCTGCGCGAGGCCGGCGAGAGCATCGCAGCATTCGAGGAATGGCTGCAGCTGGGCGATGGCGACCGGCCCGGCTCGTCCATCCTCGACGACATCGCCGCATACAACCGCGACGACGTCGTCAGCACCATGCGCCTGCGCGACTGGCTCGAGGGCCTGCGCGACGAGCTGGCCGCGGCCACTGGGCAGCAGGTGCCGCGCCCGACGCCGGTCTCAGCCGATCCGAACGTCGAGACCGCCGCCGCCGATGCCAACGTGGCCGCCGTGGCCGAGGCGCTGACGGCCGACGTTCCCATTGAGCCGGATCAACGGTCGGACGAGCAGCGGGCGCGCTGGCTGCTCGGCCAGCTGCTGTCGTGGCATCGGCGCGAGAAGAAGGCGGCGTACTGGGAGTTCTTCCGGCGGATGGACATGGACGCCACCGAGCTGACGATGGACAAGGGCGTCATCGGCCCGCTCGAGGTGGTTGGCCCGATCGGCGAGCCAACTCGGCCCACGCCGCGGTCGAAGCCTCGTTGGCGGTGGCGATACCGCTTCGCGCCCCAGGATTACGACATCGGGTCGCGCAGCGACCTGTACGACCCGGGCCGACGGCAGGCGCAGCCCGACGCCCCGTGGAGCACGTGGAAGCTGAACGCCGTCCTCGCGGGCATCGACGACGGCGATGGCACGCTCGACCTCGACTGGGTCGGCTCGGAGGCGCCTGTCCACCCGATTGGGATCGTGCCGCTCGACGGGTTCAACGACCGCGACCAGCGGTCGGCGCTGCTCGAACTCGGCGCGTGGGTGGCCGAGCACGGCATCGACGCCGATGGCGAGTGGCGCGCGGCCAGGGACCTGCTGCTGCGACGGCCGCCGCGGGCGGGCCAGGCGGCCGGAGCGTCGCTGTGCGGACCCGGCGAGGATGAGCTGGCGGCCGCGCGAAGGCTGGCGCTCGCGCTCGATCACACGACTCTCGCCATCCAGGGGCCACCTGGCGCGGGTAAGACGTACGCCGGCGCACGAATGATCGTCTCGCTTGTTGCGGCCGGCCAGCGCGTGGGGGTGACGGCCAACAGCCACCGGGTCATCGGCAACCTGCTGGCGGCCGTCGCCGACGCCGCCACCGCGGAGAAGGTCGACATCCGCATCAGCCAGCGCGTCAGCGAGGACGGCCAGGGCATCGAGCACCCGAAGGTGAGCGTGACACGAGACGCCGACCAGGTCCGTGCCGGGCTCGCCGCCGGCACGATCGACGTGGCGGGCGGCACGTCGTGGTTGTGGGCCTCGGCCAAGAGCCGCGGCGCCGTCGACGTCCTGTTCGTCGACGAGGCCGGGCAGGTGGCGCTGGCCAATGTCCTGGCCACGGCCGGTGCCGCCTCGTCGATCGTGCTGCTCGGAGACCCCCAGCAGCTCGACCAACCGCTCCAGGGGTCCCATCCACCCGGGGCCGATCGCTCGGCGCTGGCGCACCTGCTCGGTTCAGATGCGACGCTGCCGCCGGATCTCGGCCTGTTCCTCGAGCACACGCACCGGCTGCATCCGGCCATCACGACGTTCACCTCCCGTGCGTTCTACGACGATCGGCTCGAATCACGTCCCGGCCTTGAGCGACAGGCCGTGCGTGGCCCCGCCCCGTTCCGCGACAGTGGCGTGCGCTACCTGGCGTCGGACCACACCGGCGCGGACAGCATCTCGCGCAGTGAGGCGCTCGAGGTGGCCGGGCTGGTGCGCGCGCTGGTGGAGAGCCGCGCGACCTGGACGGACAGCGAGGGAACGGTGCGCAAGATCGGCTACGACGACGTCCTGGTGGTCGCGCCGTACAACGCCCAGGTTGGCCA includes the following:
- a CDS encoding TM0106 family RecB-like putative nuclease codes for the protein ARFEAAAEGARWPTDTYPEPVEHCDVCRWAAECAARRRADDHLSLVAGITARQRTALAARGIDTVVRLANSPLPFNPPLDGTSATAVERVREQARIQVEGRGRVPPLHELLFPPDGEPIEPERGLAMLPEPNEGDLFLDLEGDPYAFDDGIDYLFGVLDLSGSFTPIWSFDPDRPETVSLAGEKLAFEALMDLLIERLERHPDMHVYHYASYEPTALKRLMGRHATREDEVDRLLRGGVLVDLFRAVRQGLRASVESYSIKRLEDLYDFDRTLELREAGESIAAFEEWLQLGDGDRPGSSILDDIAAYNRDDVVSTMRLRDWLEGLRDELAAATGQQVPRPTPVSADPNVETAAADANVAAVAEALTADVPIEPDQRSDEQRARWLLGQLLSWHRREKKAAYWEFFRRMDMDATELTMDKGVIGPLEVVGPIGEPTRPTPRSKPRWRWRYRFAPQDYDIGSRSDLYDPGRRQAQPDAPWSTWKLNAVLAGIDDGDGTLDLDWVGSEAPVHPIGIVPLDGFNDRDQRSALLELGAWVAEHGIDADGEWRAARDLLLRRPPRAGQAAGASLCGPGEDELAAARRLALALDHTTLAIQGPPGAGKTYAGARMIVSLVAAGQRVGVTANSHRVIGNLLAAVADAATAEKVDIRISQRVSEDGQGIEHPKVSVTRDADQVRAGLAAGTIDVAGGTSWLWASAKSRGAVDVLFVDEAGQVALANVLATAGAASSIVLLGDPQQLDQPLQGSHPPGADRSALAHLLGSDATLPPDLGLFLEHTHRLHPAITTFTSRAFYDDRLESRPGLERQAVRGPAPFRDSGVRYLASDHTGADSISRSEALEVAGLVRALVESRATWTDSEGTVRKIGYDDVLVVAPYNAQVGQIASLLPPEARIGTVDKFQGQQAPVSIYSMTTSTPEDAPRGMSFLYSRNRLNVATSRARCISIVVATPALLRVRARTPEQMRLANALCLFVELASQQSPNRGG